The Streptomyces sp. V3I7 genome segment AGGCACACCTGCAGAACACCCTGGTCGCCGTCGACGCGGACGGCACCCCCGTACAGGCCCTGTTCCGCGACGCGGAGGGCGTCAAACTGCTGCCCGACGTCTCCCGCGCCGCAGGCTGGGAACGGCTGGTGTACTGCCTGGTCGTCAACCACCTCACCGAGATCGCCGCCGCCCTCGCCGAGCACCACCCCGGCCTCGACCCCTGGCCCGCCGCCCGCCGCGAGCTCGCCCGCCACGACCTCCCCGAGATCGCCGAGCTGCTCACGGCACCGACCCTCCCCGGCAAAACGAATCTGCTGCTGCGCTGGACCGGCGCCGACGGGGCCGCCGCCCGCTATCTGCCGCTGCCGAACCCGCTGGCCAGCGCCTGACCGGAGGACTGGCATACGCTGGCCGGGTGCTGCGCGATGTGACCGCTGTCCGATACGTGACCCCGCTGCGGACCGGCGGGTCCGTCCCCGGCGTCGTCGAGGCCGACGACCTGGGGACGTACGTCGTGAAGTTCAGCGGCTCCGCGCAGGGCCGCAAGGCGCTGGTCGCCGAGGTGATCGTGGGCGAGCTCGCGCGGGCGCTCGGCCTGCGCTTCCCCGAACTCGTCCTGGTGCACTTCGACCCGGCCATCGCCCGGGACGAGCCGCACCAGGAGGTACGGGAACTCCTCGACGCCAGCCACGGCGTCAACCTCGGCATGGACTTCCTGCCGGGCGCGAAGGACCTCACCCCCGAGCTCGCCAGGATGTTCCCGGTGGATCCGCTGGAGGCGGGCCGGATCGTCTGGCTGGACGCCCTCACCGTGAACGTCGACCGCACGGTGCACAGTTCCAACCTCATGGTCTGGCCCACGTTCGGCATCGCGCCGCCGCGCCTGTGGCTCATCGACCACGGTGCCGCCCTCGTCTTCCACCACCGCTGGGGCGGCGCGGATCCGGCCAAGGCGTACGACTTCCGCCACCACGCCCTCGGCCCCTACGCGCCCGACGTGCGCGCCGCCGACGCCGAGCTGGCGCCCCGCGTCACCGAGGATCTGCTGCGCGGCATCATGGCGGAGGTCCCGGACGCCTGGCTCACCGACGAACCGGGCTTCAGCACGCCGGATGAGGTCCGGGACGCGTACGTCGACTACCTCGTCGCGCGCGTGAAGGCGTCCGCGCAGTGGCTGCCCACCGACTTTCCGACCCGCGAGGAACTCGCCGCCGAGGAGTCCGCCCGCGCCCGCCGCACCGAACAGGGCCGCCCCGACTGGCTCAAGCGCGTTCCCGACCTGCACGGGAAGCCTGCGGCGGAGCAGGACTGGTCGGTGCACCTGGGGTGAGGCGGGCGGTCTCCTCGGCCTCTGTGAGCTAACCCTTGAGCTGCCGGTACGCCGGAAGGGTCAGGAAGTCCACGTAGTCCTCGTCCAACGCCACCCGCAGCAGCAGGTCGTGCGCCTCCTGCCAGTGGCCGGCCGCGAAGGCCTCCTCCCCGATCTCCTCGCGGATGGCGGCCAGTTCCTCCGCCGCCACCCTGCGGGCCAGTTCGGGCGTGACCTTCTGGCCGTCCTCGAACTCGACGCCCGCGTTGATCCACTGCCAGATCTGCGACCGGGAGATCTCGGCGGTGGCCGCGTCCTCCATCAGGTTGAAGATGGCGACCGCGCCGAGCCCGCGCAGCCACGCCTCGATGTAACGGATGCCGACCTGAACGGCGTTGACCAGACCGGCGTACGTTGGCCGGGCGTCCAGTGAGTCGACCGCGATCAGGTCGGCCGCCTCGACGTGGACGTCCTCGCGCAGCCGGTCCTTCTGGTGCGGCCTGTTGCCGAGGACCCGGTCGAAGGACTCCATGGCGAGCGGGACCAGGTCGGGGTGGGCGACCCAGGAGCCGTCGAAACCGTCGTCCGCCTCACGGTCCTTGTCCGCCTTGACCTTCTCGAAGGCGACCTTGTTGACCTCCTCGTCGCGGCGCGACGGGATGAACGCCGCCATGCCGCCGATCGCGTGCGCCCCGCGCTTGTGGCAGGTGCGGACGAGGAGTTCGGTGTACGCCCGCATGAACGGGGCCGTCATCGTCACCGCGTTGCGGTCCGGGAGCACGAACTTCGCCCCGCCGTCACGGAAGTTCTTGACGATGGAGAACAGGTAGTCCCAGCGGCCGGCGTTCAACCCCGAGGCGTGGTCGCGGAGTTCGTAGAGGATCTCGTCCATCTCGTAGGCCGCGGTGATCGTCTCGATCAGGACGGTGGCGCGGATGGCGCCCTGCGGGATGCCGACGTAGTCCTGCGCGAAGACGAACACGTCGTTCCAGAGGCGGGCCTCCAGATGCGACTCCGTCTTGGGGAGGTAGAAGTACGGCCCCTTGCCGAGGTCGAGCAGCCGTTGGGCGTTGTGGAAGAAGTAGAGGCCGAAGTCGACCAGGGCGCCCGGGACCGGCCGGCCGTCGGCGTCCAGGAGGTGCCGATCGTCCAGGTGCCAGCCGCGCGGGCGCATGACGACCGTGGCGAGCTCCTCGTCGGCCTTGAGGGCGTACGACTTGCCGGAGGCCGCGTCGGTGAAGTCGATACGGCGGTGGTAGGCGTCGCTCATGTTGAGCTGGCCCTGGACGACGTTCTCCCAGGTGGGCGCGGAGGCGTCCTCGAAGTCGGCCAGCCAGACCCGGGCCCCCGAGTTGAGGGCGTTGATGGTCATCTTGCGGTCGGTGGGGCCGGTGATCTCCACCCGGCGGTCGTTCAGGGCGGCGGGGGCCGGAGCCACCCGCCAGGAGTCGTCAGCGCGGATCGCGGCGGTCTCCGGGAGGAAGTCGAGCGTGGAGGTGCGGGCGATCTCGGCACGGCGGTCCGCGCGGCGGGCGAGGAGTTCGTCGCGGCGCGGCGTGAACCGCCGGTGCAGTTCGGCCACGAAGGCGAGCGCCGCGTCGGAGAGGACCTCCTCCTGTCGCGGCAGCGGCTCGGCGTCGACGAGGGCCAGCGGAGACGGCGCTGGTGCGGACATGAGCTGTCACTTCCTTCAGCGGTGGCGGCACCGGGTGCGGTGGATAGTAGTTTCCTCATCGTGGAACCTCAATGGACGGCCGACGCATGGCCCCCTCACTCCAGGTGGATCAGATCTGCCTCCGTGTCGATGTCGTAGGGCCGCGCCACGTCGCCGCACTCGACGAGCGTCAACGCCCGCGCGTGCGCCCGCAGATAGTCGCGGGCGCCGCGGTCGCCGGTCGCGCTCGCGGCGACGCCCGCCCAGTGCGCGGCGCCGACGAGCACGGGATGCCCTCGTACGCCGTCGTACGCCGCCGAGGCGAGGGACGTCTCGTCCCGGTAGGCGGCGAGGACGCGGGCCGCGGCTTCCGCCCCGATACCGGGCTGGTCGACCAGCGAGACCAACGCCGCCGGAGCGCCCGTACGGGCGAGGGAGGCGAGGCCCGCGCGCAGCGAGGAGCCCATGCCCTCGGCCCAGCCGGGGTTGTCCACGAGCACGCAGCCTGTCAGGTCGGCCCGCTCCCGCACGGCGTCCGCCCCGGCCCCGAGGACCACGTGGACGCGGTCGCAGCCGGCGGCGCGCAGCACCCCGACCGCGTACTCCACCAGGGGGCGCCCGCGGTGTTCGAGCAGCGCCTTGGGGCGTCCGCCCAGCCGCCGGCCGCCGCCCGCGGCGAGCAGCAGCCCGGCGGGCCGGCCGCGGTCGTCCGTCATGGGTTCCTGCGTCATGGGTTACTGCATACCCGGCGTGGCGCGCGGCTGCTGGGCGGCCAGGGCTGATTTTCGGCCCGCGCGGTGGCGTACCCCGTGCCGGTTGGCGTTTACTGGCCCGCGTCCCCGGGCGCCCGACCAGCGCCGTGGGGGCCGGCCGGGCGCGCGAGGGGTGCGCCGGCCTGTGGTGAACGTGCGAGGGGGAGGGCTGTTGCAGAGTTTGGGGCAGAGGGCAGTGATCGGTGGCGACGAGGACCCGAGAGTGGCGGAACTGCGAACCGCCGTGTCCCGGTTGCGCCGTGAACTCGCCGCCCATCCGGCCGAGTTCCCGGACCGCGGGATCGCCGAGGACGAACTGGCGGTCCTGGCCGCCATGACGTCCGGCGGCCCACCCGAGATTCCGCGGTTGCGCAGCTCGCTGCTGCTGATCGCGGGCGCGATCGGGTCGGTCAGCGCGCTGACGCGGGGACTGACGGACGTACGGAACGCGGTGGACCTGTTCGGTGGCCCACCGGCCGGCTGAGCCCGGTGTGACGGCGACGACGGCGGCGAGTCCGGTGCGAATCAGCTAATCAGGTACCTGTCCCGGTCAGCGTCCGGGACAGGTCCGCCGCCACCTGCCGCAGCACCGGCACCATCCGCTGCGTCGCCACCTCGGTGAGGCGGCCGGCCGGGCCGGAGACGGAGAGGGCGGCCGCGGTGGGGGAGCCGGGCACCGACACCGCGAGGCAGCGCACGCCGAGTTCCTGCTCGTTGTCGTCGACGGCGTACCCCCGCCGGCGCACCTCCTCCAGCGCCGCCAGGAAGCCCTCCGGTGTGGTGATCGTCCGCTCCGTCGCGGCCGGCATGCCGGTGCGGGAGAGCAGCGTGCGCACCTCGTCGTCGGGGAGATGGGCGAGGAGCGCCTTGCCGACGCCCGTGGAGTGCGGCAGGACGCGGCGGCCGACCTCGGTGAACATCCGCATCGAGTGCTTGGACGGCACCTGCGCCACGTACACGACCTCGTCGCCGTCCAGCAGCGCCATGTTGGCCGTCTCACCGGTCTCCTCGACGAGCCGGGCCAGGCAGGGGCGCGCCCAGGCGCCGACCAGCCGGGAGGCGGACTCGCCGAGCCGGATCAGCCGGGGGCCGAGGGCGTAACGGCGGTTGGGCTGCTGGCGGACGTAACCGCTGGCCACCAGCGTGCGCATCAGCCGGTGGATGGTCGGCAGCGGCAGCCCGCTGCTCGCCGACAGCTCGCTCAGGCCGACCTCGCCGCCCGCGTCCGCCATCCGCTCCAGCAGGTCGAAGGCGCGCTCCAGGGACTGGACCCCGCCGCCGGCGGACTTGGCGGAGCCGGCTGGGCCGGTGCTGGAGGTGGACACGAGGCGTTCCTTCCGGGACGGACGGGACGTACAAGGGCAGGCTGAAACCCTAATTCCGCCTTGCGGAAGCGTCCAGGGCGGGCCCGCCCAGGGCCGTCGGCGGGTACGGCCTTGACGGTCTGCGGGGCGCAGACAAGACTCCTTCAACAGAACGTTGAACAGCCTCGGAAGGAAGCAGTCCGCCCCTTAAGAAGGATGCAGTCCGTGCCCGAAGGAGGGTCCCGGTGCCCGACGCCGAACTGGTGCTGCGCTCGCGGCGCGTCGTCACCCCGGAGGGGGTGCGCCCCGCCGCGGTCGCCGTCGCCGGCGGGCGGATCACCGCCGTCCTGCCGTACGACGCCGACGTACCGCCCGGGGCCCGGCTGGAGGAGCTCGGCGACGACGCACTGCTGCCCGGCCTGGTCGACACCCACGTGCACGTCAACGACCCCGGCCGCACCGAGTGGGAGGGCTTCTGGACCGCCACGCGCGCGGCGGCCGCCGGGGGCGTCACCACGCTCGTCGACATGCCGCTCAACTCCCTCCCGCCGACCACGACGGTCGACCATCTGCGGACGAAGCAGAAGACTGCCGCCGACAAGGCGCACGTCGACGTCGGCTTCTGGGGCGGCGCGCTGCCCGGCAACGTCGGCGACCTGCGCCCGCTGCACGACGCCGGAGTCTTCGGCTTCAAGGCGTTCCTGTCCCCGTCCGGCGTGGACGAGTTCCCGCACCTCGACGCCTCCCAACTCGGCGTCTCCCTCGCCGAGATCGCCGGTTTCGACGGGCTGCTGATCGCGCACGCCGAGGATCCGCACCACCTCGCCACCGCCCCGAGCCGGGGCGGCCCCCGCTACGCCGACTTCCTCGCCTCCCGCCCGCGCGGCGCCGAGAACAGCGCCGTCGCCGAGCTGATCGCGCAGGCAGGGCGCCTCGACGCGCGCGTGCACGTCCTGCACCTGTCGTCGAGCGACGCGCTGCCGCTGATCGCCGCCGCGAAGGCCGACGGCGTCCGCGTCACCGTCGAGACCTGCCCGCACTACCTCACCCTCACCGCCGAGGAAGTCCCCGATGGCGCGAGCGAGTTCAAGTGCTGCCCGCCCATCCGCGAGGCCGCCAACCAGGACCTGCTGTGGCAGGCGCTGGCCGACGGCACGATCGACTGCGTCGTCACCGACCACTCGCCCTGCACCGCCGACCTGAAGACGGCCGACTTCGCCACCGCCTGGGGCGGCATCGCGGGCCTGCAACTGAGCCTGCCGGCCGTGTGGACCGGCGCCCGCGCGCGCGGGTACGGCCTTCAGGACGTCGTCCGCTGGATGTGCGCGCGCACGGCCGGCCTGGTCGGGCTGGAACACAAGGGCGCCATCGAGGCGGGCCGGGACGCCGACTTCGCGGTCCTCGCGCCCGAGGCGGCCTTCACCGTGGACCCCGCGCACCTCCAGCACCGCAACCGCGTCACGGCGTACGCCGGAAAGACCCTGTACGGCGTCGTGCGCTCCACCTGGCTGCGGGGCCAACGCGTCATGGCGGACGGCGAGTTCAGCGCGCCGCGCGGCCAACTGCTCACGCGCACCCCCGACAGCGGCCGACCCCGGAAGGAACCCTGATCACCGTGACGGAGCAGTTCCCCTCGGCCCGTTTCACCGGCGACGCTCAGCCCTACGCGGGCGGCGACCCGTA includes the following:
- a CDS encoding NTP transferase domain-containing protein, with translation MTQEPMTDDRGRPAGLLLAAGGGRRLGGRPKALLEHRGRPLVEYAVGVLRAAGCDRVHVVLGAGADAVRERADLTGCVLVDNPGWAEGMGSSLRAGLASLARTGAPAALVSLVDQPGIGAEAAARVLAAYRDETSLASAAYDGVRGHPVLVGAAHWAGVAASATGDRGARDYLRAHARALTLVECGDVARPYDIDTEADLIHLE
- a CDS encoding DUF5955 family protein, with amino-acid sequence MLQSLGQRAVIGGDEDPRVAELRTAVSRLRRELAAHPAEFPDRGIAEDELAVLAAMTSGGPPEIPRLRSSLLLIAGAIGSVSALTRGLTDVRNAVDLFGGPPAG
- the aceB gene encoding malate synthase A → MSAPAPSPLALVDAEPLPRQEEVLSDAALAFVAELHRRFTPRRDELLARRADRRAEIARTSTLDFLPETAAIRADDSWRVAPAPAALNDRRVEITGPTDRKMTINALNSGARVWLADFEDASAPTWENVVQGQLNMSDAYHRRIDFTDAASGKSYALKADEELATVVMRPRGWHLDDRHLLDADGRPVPGALVDFGLYFFHNAQRLLDLGKGPYFYLPKTESHLEARLWNDVFVFAQDYVGIPQGAIRATVLIETITAAYEMDEILYELRDHASGLNAGRWDYLFSIVKNFRDGGAKFVLPDRNAVTMTAPFMRAYTELLVRTCHKRGAHAIGGMAAFIPSRRDEEVNKVAFEKVKADKDREADDGFDGSWVAHPDLVPLAMESFDRVLGNRPHQKDRLREDVHVEAADLIAVDSLDARPTYAGLVNAVQVGIRYIEAWLRGLGAVAIFNLMEDAATAEISRSQIWQWINAGVEFEDGQKVTPELARRVAAEELAAIREEIGEEAFAAGHWQEAHDLLLRVALDEDYVDFLTLPAYRQLKG
- a CDS encoding IclR family transcriptional regulator, coding for MSTSSTGPAGSAKSAGGGVQSLERAFDLLERMADAGGEVGLSELSASSGLPLPTIHRLMRTLVASGYVRQQPNRRYALGPRLIRLGESASRLVGAWARPCLARLVEETGETANMALLDGDEVVYVAQVPSKHSMRMFTEVGRRVLPHSTGVGKALLAHLPDDEVRTLLSRTGMPAATERTITTPEGFLAALEEVRRRGYAVDDNEQELGVRCLAVSVPGSPTAAALSVSGPAGRLTEVATQRMVPVLRQVAADLSRTLTGTGT
- a CDS encoding HipA family kinase, coding for MLRDVTAVRYVTPLRTGGSVPGVVEADDLGTYVVKFSGSAQGRKALVAEVIVGELARALGLRFPELVLVHFDPAIARDEPHQEVRELLDASHGVNLGMDFLPGAKDLTPELARMFPVDPLEAGRIVWLDALTVNVDRTVHSSNLMVWPTFGIAPPRLWLIDHGAALVFHHRWGGADPAKAYDFRHHALGPYAPDVRAADAELAPRVTEDLLRGIMAEVPDAWLTDEPGFSTPDEVRDAYVDYLVARVKASAQWLPTDFPTREELAAEESARARRTEQGRPDWLKRVPDLHGKPAAEQDWSVHLG
- the allB gene encoding allantoinase AllB, translating into MPDAELVLRSRRVVTPEGVRPAAVAVAGGRITAVLPYDADVPPGARLEELGDDALLPGLVDTHVHVNDPGRTEWEGFWTATRAAAAGGVTTLVDMPLNSLPPTTTVDHLRTKQKTAADKAHVDVGFWGGALPGNVGDLRPLHDAGVFGFKAFLSPSGVDEFPHLDASQLGVSLAEIAGFDGLLIAHAEDPHHLATAPSRGGPRYADFLASRPRGAENSAVAELIAQAGRLDARVHVLHLSSSDALPLIAAAKADGVRVTVETCPHYLTLTAEEVPDGASEFKCCPPIREAANQDLLWQALADGTIDCVVTDHSPCTADLKTADFATAWGGIAGLQLSLPAVWTGARARGYGLQDVVRWMCARTAGLVGLEHKGAIEAGRDADFAVLAPEAAFTVDPAHLQHRNRVTAYAGKTLYGVVRSTWLRGQRVMADGEFSAPRGQLLTRTPDSGRPRKEP